In Patescibacteria group bacterium, the following are encoded in one genomic region:
- a CDS encoding NUDIX hydrolase — protein sequence MLYKYCPKCGDLLTEKIIGGRSRLQCLKWKCKFIFHQNSKPTSSALILDGDKVLLGKRKIDPSKGMWDVIGGFLEPGEHPEKGMKREVREETGLKVEPTDMIGFFMDVYDGSFPTMNICYTATVTGGKLKPGDDIEELRWFEISKLPKNIAFKNGREMLKQLIRWHRNKKKSYICLLLKNKRPKNLR from the coding sequence ATGTTGTATAAATATTGCCCAAAGTGCGGAGATTTGCTAACCGAAAAAATAATAGGCGGACGCTCCAGATTGCAATGTTTGAAATGGAAATGTAAGTTCATTTTCCACCAAAACTCAAAACCCACTTCAAGCGCCTTGATTTTGGACGGAGATAAAGTTTTGTTAGGAAAAAGAAAAATAGATCCTTCAAAAGGCATGTGGGATGTTATTGGAGGATTTTTAGAGCCGGGAGAGCATCCCGAAAAAGGCATGAAGAGAGAAGTCCGTGAAGAAACCGGTCTTAAAGTTGAACCCACAGATATGATAGGATTTTTTATGGACGTTTATGACGGCTCGTTCCCGACCATGAACATATGCTATACGGCAACAGTTACTGGCGGAAAACTAAAACCAGGTGATGATATTGAAGAACTGCGATGGTTTGAAATTTCCAAGTTGCCGAAAAATATTGCTTTCAAAAATGGAAGAGAAATGTTGAAGCAATTGATAAGATGGCATAGGAATAAAAAAAAGTCCTATATTTGTCTCCTTTTGAAAAATAAAAGACCAAAAAATTTAAGATAA
- a CDS encoding metallopeptidase family protein, translating to MRKLNRPGFEKIVKEGIKAIPERFLRKLDNVAIVIEAEPTSAQKKKLNIHPNWTLFGLYEGVPQARRGINYSAVLPDKITIFQKPIEMAARNEKDIKEMVKNTVWHEIAHHFGMSELEVRQAEARRRKTPQ from the coding sequence ATGCGAAAGTTAAATCGTCCAGGGTTTGAAAAAATTGTAAAAGAAGGAATAAAGGCAATTCCGGAAAGATTTTTACGGAAATTAGATAATGTGGCGATCGTTATTGAAGCGGAACCGACATCAGCCCAAAAAAAGAAACTAAACATCCATCCCAACTGGACACTATTCGGCTTATATGAAGGTGTGCCGCAGGCAAGGCGGGGAATAAACTACAGCGCGGTGCTTCCTGATAAAATAACTATTTTTCAAAAGCCGATTGAAATGGCGGCTCGCAATGAGAAAGATATTAAAGAAATGGTGAAAAATACCGTCTGGCACGAAATCGCCCATCATTTCGGAATGAGCGAACTGGAGGTGCGCCAAGCCGAAGCGAGAAGGCGAAAAACTCCGCAATGA
- a CDS encoding HD domain-containing protein: MKLTPKIQRAIVKSSVLHFGQKRKDANVPYITHPYSVAFILTNYTDDENIIVAGLLHDVLEDVPGCTMEDIKRDFGDKIAQIVKEVSENKDPEDSPEKAKATWEQRKKEYLDNLKNDSFEAMMVCAADKIHNLKSITEAYKEQGEKLFDNFNAPIDKKMCYYGEVLKILKGRLNNDIIKELEEIYSKSKNLLK; encoded by the coding sequence ATGAAGCTAACGCCAAAAATTCAAAGAGCTATTGTAAAATCAAGCGTGCTTCATTTCGGACAAAAAAGGAAAGACGCGAATGTGCCTTATATTACTCATCCTTATTCCGTTGCTTTTATTTTAACAAACTATACAGACGATGAAAATATAATTGTTGCCGGGTTGTTACACGATGTTTTAGAAGATGTTCCGGGTTGTACGATGGAAGATATAAAAAGAGATTTTGGTGATAAAATAGCCCAAATAGTAAAAGAGGTTTCGGAAAATAAAGACCCAGAAGATAGCCCAGAAAAAGCAAAAGCGACGTGGGAGCAAAGAAAGAAGGAGTATCTTGATAATTTAAAAAACGATAGCTTTGAAGCAATGATGGTTTGCGCGGCAGACAAAATTCATAATTTAAAGTCTATAACAGAAGCATATAAAGAACAGGGTGAAAAACTATTTGATAACTTTAATGCGCCAATAGATAAAAAAATGTGTTACTACGGGGAGGTTCTAAAAATTTTGAAAGGAAGGTTAAATAACGATATAATAAAAGAGCTGGAAGAAATTTATTCTAAATCAAAAAATCTATTAAAATAA
- the prfB gene encoding peptide chain release factor 2 (programmed frameshift), with product MNETRNEKIAILENKSREIADRLEIQKLERRIKNLEKEVAASGFWQNKEEAQRTIQKLTQQKEKFKEWEEIKKYLGKLETLAELLAEENDKELATEFAQKYKKCDKHLDALKLKTLLAGKYDAGNAILSIYAGAGGVDAQDWAEMLLRMYLRYSERKGWRAKILDKSEGGEAGIKSVTLEAMGHYAYGYLKNEAGVHRLVRLSPFDADKARHTSFALVEVLPEISAKDVKIQDEELKIETFRSAGAGGQSVNKTSSAIRIKHLPTGLVVQCQNERSQLQNKETALKILRGKLEKLYGEQKDKETLEARGEHISAAWGNQIRSYVLHPYKMVKDHRTKYEVKNTDKVLDGEIDNFIQMALKSRIVN from the exons ATGAACGAAACGCGCAATGAAAAAATAGCTATTTTAGAAAATAAAAGCCGCGAGATAGCGGACCGGCTT GAAATACAGAAGTTAGAGAGAAGAATCAAAAATTTAGAAAAAGAAGTCGCCGCATCTGGCTTCTGGCAAAATAAAGAAGAGGCACAAAGGACAATCCAGAAGCTGACGCAGCAGAAAGAAAAATTCAAGGAATGGGAGGAAATTAAAAAATATTTGGGAAAATTAGAGACTTTAGCCGAACTCTTGGCAGAAGAAAATGACAAAGAACTCGCGACAGAATTCGCGCAAAAGTATAAAAAATGCGATAAACATTTAGACGCTTTGAAACTTAAAACTCTTTTGGCTGGCAAATATGATGCTGGCAACGCGATTTTGTCTATTTACGCGGGAGCGGGCGGCGTAGACGCGCAAGACTGGGCAGAAATGCTCTTAAGGATGTATTTGCGCTACTCTGAAAGGAAAGGTTGGCGAGCCAAAATTTTGGATAAATCCGAAGGAGGCGAAGCGGGGATTAAAAGCGTCACCCTGGAAGCAATGGGGCACTACGCTTATGGTTATTTAAAAAACGAAGCCGGCGTCCACCGTTTAGTGCGGCTTTCTCCTTTTGACGCGGATAAAGCGCGCCATACTTCCTTTGCTTTGGTTGAAGTTTTACCCGAAATATCAGCCAAAGATGTTAAAATTCAAGATGAAGAATTAAAAATAGAAACCTTTCGTTCCGCCGGCGCCGGCGGTCAATCGGTCAATAAAACGAGCTCCGCGATAAGAATTAAACATCTGCCTACTGGCTTGGTAGTGCAGTGCCAAAACGAACGTTCGCAGCTGCAAAACAAAGAAACGGCGCTGAAAATTTTAAGGGGGAAGCTGGAAAAGCTTTACGGCGAACAAAAGGACAAAGAAACTCTGGAAGCGCGCGGCGAACATATTTCTGCCGCTTGGGGCAATCAAATCCGTTCTTATGTGCTTCATCCCTATAAAATGGTTAAAGATCACCGCACCAAATATGAAGTAAAAAATACCGACAAAGTTTTGGATGGTGAAATTGATAATTTTATTCAAATGGCGCTGAAGAGCCGAATCGTGAATTAG
- a CDS encoding GIY-YIG nuclease family protein, translating into MYYCYILYSLKSKKLYFGYTNNLKKRYTEHNQGLSKSTKPFIPWQLVWYCGFSTIKKAKLFEKYLKTGSGKAFTYKRLIPEALKKE; encoded by the coding sequence ATGTATTATTGCTATATTCTTTATAGTCTAAAATCAAAAAAGCTTTATTTTGGCTATACAAACAATCTCAAAAAAAGATATACTGAACACAACCAAGGCTTATCTAAATCAACTAAACCTTTTATTCCTTGGCAACTTGTTTGGTATTGTGGATTTTCAACAATTAAAAAGGCAAAGTTGTTTGAAAAATATTTAAAAACTGGTTCAGGTAAAGCATTTACATATAAAAGACTTATTCCCGAAGCCTTGAAGAAGGAATAG
- a CDS encoding phosphodiester glycosidase family protein, translating to MPQSTKKNPKKFNVTSLLFLGIIAFLALITAVLIMSYSKDIPDLEFQALRMASFSPPSGITSYTRKNIQTKRGTFNIDLAVIDLGKNKIDMLTETAAGGDCWNNCPARSLKDYISVNQGFAGMHGAYFCPPDYASCKGKINYYFYPFYNTRGKFLMNSGQIKWLQGSILVFDQNYNHYYFVDGREFKGLTEFENKYGVKAQALLSNSPTLIFQGKNIVATQKMDDKQKNTKGYRGAIGVKGKVVSLVIARGATVPDMASVMEALGVTTALNLDGGGSSALYWNNAYKVGPGRLLPTAIIFKIK from the coding sequence ATGCCTCAATCAACCAAAAAAAATCCAAAAAAATTTAATGTTACAAGTTTGCTTTTTCTGGGGATTATCGCGTTTTTGGCATTGATCACGGCTGTTTTAATTATGTCTTACTCTAAAGACATTCCCGATCTGGAATTTCAGGCGCTGCGGATGGCTTCATTTTCTCCGCCCTCTGGCATTACCTCTTATACCCGTAAAAATATCCAGACCAAGCGCGGCACTTTTAATATTGATTTAGCGGTGATTGATTTAGGGAAAAACAAGATTGATATGTTGACTGAAACCGCCGCCGGTGGAGACTGCTGGAATAATTGTCCCGCGCGTTCTTTAAAAGATTATATCAGTGTTAACCAGGGTTTTGCTGGCATGCATGGCGCTTATTTTTGCCCGCCGGATTATGCCTCTTGCAAGGGAAAAATAAATTATTATTTCTATCCTTTTTATAATACGCGCGGGAAATTTTTAATGAATAGCGGACAGATCAAATGGCTGCAAGGTTCAATTTTAGTTTTTGATCAAAATTACAATCATTATTATTTTGTGGATGGACGGGAATTTAAGGGATTAACTGAATTTGAAAATAAATATGGTGTTAAGGCGCAGGCGCTGCTTTCCAATTCTCCCACTTTGATTTTTCAAGGCAAAAACATTGTCGCAACGCAAAAAATGGATGATAAACAAAAGAATACCAAGGGTTACCGCGGAGCGATTGGCGTGAAAGGCAAAGTCGTCTCCTTGGTGATCGCGCGGGGAGCGACCGTGCCGGATATGGCGAGTGTGATGGAAGCGCTCGGCGTGACTACAGCCCTCAATTTAGACGGCGGCGGTTCCTCCGCTTTATACTGGAACAATGCTTACAAAGTGGGACCAGGCAGGCTTTTGCCCACGGCGATTATTTTTAAAATAAAATAA
- the radC gene encoding DNA repair protein RadC, which translates to MGKLKDIPKINRPRERFLEKGPDALSKSELLAILIGSGIKGKNVKQLSEQIIRKFGNKFLDIIVDDLLKISGIGEAKALQIVSALALIKRFYEELEPKDNIVLSAQDAISLTSDIRDKKKEYLVCLYLNARNALLKKEIISIGILDKSIIHPREIFGPAVELRAAGIILLHNHPSGDVTPSKQDMEVVNKILEAGKIMGVNVIDFIIVSENDTHSFFSEIQSSDSKVTHYISDGVQNSLFDLLETAQPTYTPEIKKIHKVYFYPESRIKSGRFQLQNRRFLGNKYKLLGLIEDIVNEKCNGFGVFCDIFAGTGVVGERFNEKDIKVIANDFLVSNYLPLKSFLGTSKIDFKEIEKKIELLNNLEVHNDNYFSEHFGNTFFTLENARKIGAVREKIDEIAKSDNERAVLITTLLYAVDKVANTVGHYDAYRKKLDTIQPLRLLVPDFEPENNSNNEIYKKDANQLIKKIRCDVLYIDPPYNSRQYSDAYHLLENLATWEKPSVYGKAKKMDRSHIKSDYCLQSASRAFADLISNANCKHILVSYNNTGESKDGRSNARISDKRIINILKTRGNVDIFERDYKAFTTGKSDTDGHTERIFYCKVIK; encoded by the coding sequence ATGGGAAAGCTTAAAGACATTCCAAAAATTAATAGGCCACGCGAAAGGTTTTTAGAAAAAGGTCCAGATGCTCTTTCTAAAAGCGAGCTTTTGGCTATTCTTATTGGAAGCGGAATTAAGGGAAAAAATGTTAAACAACTTTCCGAACAGATAATCAGAAAATTCGGAAATAAATTTTTAGACATAATAGTTGATGATCTTTTGAAAATTTCTGGAATTGGAGAGGCAAAAGCCCTACAAATTGTTTCTGCTCTGGCGTTAATAAAAAGATTTTATGAAGAATTGGAACCAAAAGATAACATTGTTTTATCCGCCCAAGATGCGATTTCTTTAACTTCCGACATACGAGACAAGAAAAAAGAGTATTTGGTATGTCTATATCTCAACGCAAGAAATGCGCTACTGAAAAAAGAAATTATATCTATCGGTATATTAGATAAAAGCATTATTCATCCACGAGAAATTTTTGGCCCCGCCGTCGAGTTACGAGCGGCTGGGATCATTTTGTTACATAATCACCCATCAGGAGATGTTACCCCCAGTAAACAAGATATGGAAGTCGTGAATAAAATTCTCGAAGCAGGTAAAATAATGGGTGTGAATGTTATTGATTTTATTATTGTTAGTGAAAATGACACTCACAGTTTTTTTTCTGAAATACAAAGCTCGGATAGTAAAGTAACGCATTATATTTCTGATGGTGTACAAAATTCCCTTTTCGATCTATTAGAAACTGCACAACCAACTTATACCCCAGAAATAAAAAAAATACATAAGGTATATTTTTACCCTGAAAGTAGAATTAAGTCGGGGCGTTTCCAGCTGCAAAATAGAAGATTTTTAGGAAATAAATATAAACTGCTCGGTCTTATTGAGGATATTGTCAACGAAAAATGCAACGGCTTCGGTGTGTTCTGTGATATTTTTGCGGGTACTGGTGTTGTTGGTGAACGATTTAATGAAAAAGATATAAAAGTTATTGCCAACGACTTTTTAGTAAGTAATTATCTACCATTAAAATCTTTTTTGGGAACTTCGAAAATTGATTTTAAGGAAATAGAAAAGAAAATAGAGCTGCTCAATAACTTAGAAGTGCACAATGACAATTATTTTTCTGAACATTTCGGCAATACCTTTTTCACCTTAGAGAACGCTCGCAAAATCGGCGCTGTCAGAGAAAAAATTGACGAGATTGCAAAAAGCGATAATGAGAGAGCTGTTTTGATTACTACATTACTATACGCAGTTGATAAGGTGGCAAATACAGTTGGCCACTATGATGCATACAGAAAAAAACTAGACACAATCCAACCACTACGTCTTTTGGTTCCGGATTTTGAGCCAGAAAATAACTCAAATAATGAAATATATAAAAAAGACGCAAATCAGCTTATCAAAAAAATAAGGTGTGACGTTTTATATATTGATCCACCTTATAATTCTCGCCAGTATTCTGACGCCTATCACCTTCTAGAAAACCTTGCTACTTGGGAAAAACCATCAGTGTATGGCAAAGCAAAAAAGATGGATAGGTCACATATTAAAAGTGATTACTGTCTACAGTCAGCATCGAGGGCATTTGCTGATTTAATTTCGAACGCAAACTGTAAACATATTTTGGTTTCTTATAATAACACCGGCGAATCTAAGGACGGAAGATCAAATGCTCGCATTAGTGATAAGCGAATTATAAATATATTAAAAACTCGTGGCAATGTTGATATTTTTGAAAGGGATTATAAAGCATTTACAACAGGCAAAAGCGATACTGATGGACACACAGAACGAATCTTTTATTGTAAAGTAATAAAATAA
- a CDS encoding site-specific DNA-methyltransferase: MAKIYFSKAIIMKLNTIYTDDCIKILNEKIDKKSVELIFADPPYNLSGNGLKWEGNKTGGDWYMVNEEWDKMTAPEYIQFTKKWIGACHKILKDNGSIYISCTYHNLAEVIIVLKQFDFKINNVIVWQKTNAMPNMTKRVFTHSTEFVVWAVKGKKWIFNYVELKKINPETQKNGALKQMRDVWSLPLVQGKERLHGKDGRALHPTQKPEEMLKRIIVASSNKGDLVLDPFLGSGTTAVVAKKLGRKWIGIEKNAKYSKMAKHRMETIT; this comes from the coding sequence ATGGCAAAAATCTATTTTAGCAAAGCAATAATTATGAAGCTCAACACTATTTACACTGACGATTGCATAAAAATATTGAATGAAAAAATTGATAAAAAGTCAGTTGAGTTGATTTTTGCCGATCCGCCCTACAATCTTTCGGGCAATGGTCTTAAATGGGAAGGAAATAAAACTGGCGGTGATTGGTATATGGTGAACGAAGAATGGGATAAAATGACCGCCCCAGAATATATACAGTTTACGAAAAAATGGATTGGTGCTTGCCACAAAATATTGAAAGATAATGGCTCAATCTATATTTCTTGCACCTACCACAATCTTGCAGAGGTGATCATTGTACTGAAACAGTTCGATTTCAAAATTAATAATGTCATTGTTTGGCAAAAAACAAACGCGATGCCCAATATGACAAAAAGAGTTTTTACTCACTCAACAGAATTTGTCGTTTGGGCGGTTAAGGGTAAAAAATGGATTTTTAACTATGTCGAATTAAAAAAAATAAACCCTGAAACACAGAAAAATGGGGCACTCAAACAAATGAGGGATGTTTGGTCATTGCCTTTAGTACAAGGAAAAGAAAGATTACATGGAAAGGATGGTAGAGCATTACACCCAACACAGAAACCGGAAGAGATGCTAAAAAGGATCATCGTTGCGTCCTCAAATAAAGGCGATCTGGTTTTAGACCCATTTTTAGGTAGCGGCACCACAGCTGTAGTTGCAAAAAAATTAGGCAGAAAGTGGATAGGGATAGAAAAAAATGCCAAGTATTCTAAAATGGCTAAACATAGGATGGAAACTATTACATAG
- the ftsE gene encoding cell division ATP-binding protein FtsE, with the protein MIDFKNVTKIYNHDTVALDHVNLFIKKGEFVSVVGASGAGKSTLIKLMIGEEKPSEGSIVVGEWRVNELKDRELPRFRRNVGVVFQNYRLLPKKTAAENLAFAMEVSGTPREEINECVPQMLDIVGLKDKTDRFPVQLSGGEQQRIAIARALIHEPELLIADEPTGNLDTFATWDIIKLLLKINELGTTVVLASHDKEVVNALNKRVITLEKGAVIRDQEHGQYVI; encoded by the coding sequence ATGATCGACTTCAAAAACGTTACCAAAATCTACAACCATGATACAGTGGCTTTGGACCATGTTAATCTTTTTATTAAAAAAGGGGAGTTCGTTTCCGTGGTTGGCGCTTCGGGCGCCGGCAAGTCCACTCTGATTAAGCTCATGATTGGAGAGGAAAAACCAAGCGAGGGCAGTATTGTCGTTGGTGAGTGGCGCGTCAACGAATTAAAAGACCGCGAACTGCCGCGCTTTCGCCGTAATGTCGGCGTGGTTTTTCAAAATTACCGCCTCCTCCCCAAAAAAACCGCCGCGGAGAATCTTGCTTTCGCGATGGAGGTTTCGGGCACCCCCAGAGAAGAAATTAATGAATGCGTGCCGCAGATGCTGGATATTGTGGGCTTAAAAGATAAAACCGACCGTTTTCCAGTCCAGCTTTCCGGCGGCGAACAGCAAAGGATCGCGATCGCCCGCGCCCTGATTCACGAACCGGAGCTTTTGATTGCCGACGAGCCGACAGGCAACTTGGACACCTTCGCGACTTGGGATATTATTAAATTACTCTTAAAAATCAACGAATTGGGAACAACTGTCGTTCTCGCGAGCCATGACAAAGAAGTGGTCAATGCCTTAAATAAAAGGGTGATTACTCTGGAAAAAGGAGCCGTAATCCGCGATCAGGAGCACGGACAGTACGTGATATAA
- the ftsX gene encoding permease-like cell division protein FtsX — translation MPLYSLSRIFKMGVLNFWRNIWLSVATTLVMVLTLLSFSILFILNLMGNVAIQNIKEKIDVTIYLKNNPDAEKTDLLKQSIAEIDGVKSVEYISSEQALENFRQKHQNDRMIAEILKDFKDNPLEAVFIIKANDPQDYPEIAKRLEQERYQEFIRKVNYKDNQTMINRLTATAGSLAKIGIIVSGVFVGIAILVMFNTIRLSIYSRSQEIEIMKIVGATNWYVRWPMIVEGILYGLIAAFISLVILYPVTRMTSPKIEAYFQGYGINLTQYFTSHLLQIVAMQILVGVLLGVLSSAIAVSKYLKR, via the coding sequence GTGCCTCTTTATTCTTTATCTCGCATTTTTAAGATGGGTGTCTTGAACTTCTGGCGAAATATTTGGCTATCCGTCGCCACTACTTTGGTAATGGTACTGACCCTGCTCTCTTTTAGCATCCTTTTTATTTTAAATCTGATGGGCAATGTGGCGATTCAAAATATCAAGGAAAAAATCGACGTTACCATCTATTTAAAGAATAATCCCGACGCGGAAAAAACAGATCTTCTCAAGCAAAGCATCGCGGAGATTGACGGCGTAAAAAGCGTGGAATACATTTCTTCGGAGCAAGCCTTGGAAAATTTTCGCCAGAAACACCAAAATGACCGCATGATCGCTGAAATTCTCAAAGATTTTAAAGATAATCCCCTGGAAGCTGTTTTTATTATTAAGGCTAACGATCCTCAAGACTACCCGGAGATTGCCAAAAGGCTGGAACAAGAGCGCTATCAGGAATTTATCCGTAAAGTCAACTACAAAGACAACCAAACAATGATCAATCGCCTCACGGCGACAGCCGGTTCGTTAGCGAAAATAGGAATTATCGTAAGCGGCGTTTTCGTGGGGATTGCCATTCTGGTTATGTTTAACACGATTCGTCTGTCTATTTACTCGCGCAGTCAAGAAATTGAAATTATGAAAATCGTTGGCGCTACCAATTGGTATGTGCGCTGGCCGATGATTGTTGAAGGGATTTTGTATGGATTGATTGCCGCCTTTATTTCTCTCGTGATTCTCTATCCCGTGACGCGAATGACCTCTCCTAAAATTGAAGCTTATTTCCAAGGGTATGGTATCAATCTAACCCAATATTTCACGAGCCACCTTTTACAAATTGTCGCTATGCAAATTCTGGTAGGGGTTCTATTAGGCGTCCTCTCCAGCGCCATCGCCGTAAGCAAATATTTAAAAAGATAA
- a CDS encoding cupin domain-containing protein produces MQKEIITLKEHIEYQQGSVVSKEILKTKNGTVTIFAFGAGQGLSEHTAPFNVLAYIIDGEAQIKIEKTAYTLIEGQIIKLPAHKPHSLKALKRFKMLLVMIK; encoded by the coding sequence ATGCAAAAAGAAATAATCACATTGAAAGAACATATTGAATATCAACAAGGTTCGGTAGTGAGCAAAGAAATTTTAAAAACAAAAAATGGCACAGTAACAATTTTTGCTTTTGGCGCAGGTCAAGGGCTAAGCGAACACACAGCCCCGTTTAATGTGCTGGCTTATATTATAGACGGTGAAGCGCAAATTAAAATTGAAAAAACAGCATACACGCTTATTGAAGGGCAAATAATTAAACTTCCTGCCCATAAACCCCATTCCTTAAAAGCGCTAAAAAGATTTAAAATGCTTTTAGTAATGATAAAGTAG
- a CDS encoding AlwI family type II restriction endonuclease: MKKPWSISTTVRNPDRLRDFLRVLKELEGQPFNSENQIKYQILLIQNRFYKPTNLTREQQEYFDDIETEMPFSVAKEIFNVQGYEDPAMRGRNSVAPLNKMGLCIAKNSVEGVKITPLGEYLLSENYDLGKLFFIHFLKWQLPNPASTTFSENDGFAIKPFIGALHLINEVNKRWVKLGNNPIGISKDEFSLFAPTLIDYKNIKKQAEKLIEYRVGLRSQKDDKRRKQFKKKFGNNFSKTFLRTNKGSEIKKLLNNLKDYGDNAIRYFRLTRYLHIRGGGFYVNLEPRRSIEIDKLLSTDNAAPLAYENADKYIEYLADIEQPVLPWETKSELGKIAEKLSRDVQEYVIDLKSKIITAPPFHFKKIESLIEDQLKEYIEQLRGYRRKLQELETHFESQDVAKIQEYINALRGIYQSDNKKSIELERLSTLALNALNDALEIKPNYPVGDDNEPTFTAPANKPDIECFYEQFNSVCEVTMLTNRSQWYNEGQPVMRHVRDFEESHTDKTAYCLFIAPRLHQDTVETFWMAIKYGYKGTAQKIVPLSIAQFVRLLESLLEIRKQGKRFTHDELLNLYEQILSLTNRVAHSEKWIEQIPETITEWQKSILAKQ; the protein is encoded by the coding sequence ATGAAAAAACCTTGGTCAATATCAACAACAGTGAGAAACCCCGATAGATTACGGGATTTCTTGCGCGTTCTGAAAGAACTAGAGGGACAACCCTTTAATTCAGAGAATCAAATTAAATACCAAATTCTCCTCATTCAAAATAGGTTTTACAAACCAACTAATTTAACCAGAGAACAACAAGAATATTTTGATGATATTGAAACAGAAATGCCATTTTCTGTTGCAAAAGAAATTTTTAATGTACAAGGTTACGAAGATCCGGCAATGCGTGGCAGAAATTCTGTTGCGCCACTTAATAAAATGGGTTTGTGTATAGCCAAAAATTCAGTCGAAGGCGTTAAGATTACCCCACTAGGCGAATATCTTCTTTCTGAAAATTATGATTTGGGTAAATTGTTCTTTATACACTTTTTGAAATGGCAACTTCCTAACCCAGCAAGTACAACATTTTCAGAAAATGACGGATTTGCTATCAAACCATTTATAGGAGCATTACATCTTATAAACGAAGTGAACAAGAGATGGGTAAAATTAGGAAATAACCCTATCGGAATAAGTAAAGATGAATTCTCTTTATTTGCACCAACGCTTATAGATTACAAAAATATCAAAAAGCAAGCGGAAAAACTAATTGAATATCGAGTTGGGCTGCGTTCACAAAAAGACGACAAGAGAAGAAAGCAATTTAAAAAAAAGTTTGGAAATAATTTTTCCAAAACATTTTTAAGAACAAACAAAGGCAGTGAAATTAAAAAACTTCTTAACAACCTTAAGGATTATGGCGACAACGCGATTCGATATTTCAGATTAACCAGATATCTACATATTCGGGGCGGCGGGTTTTATGTTAATTTGGAACCAAGAAGGTCTATCGAGATTGATAAATTACTCTCTACGGATAATGCCGCTCCTCTAGCATACGAAAATGCCGACAAATACATAGAATATCTTGCCGATATTGAGCAACCTGTTTTGCCGTGGGAAACAAAATCGGAGTTAGGAAAAATTGCAGAAAAATTGAGTCGGGATGTGCAAGAATATGTAATCGATCTGAAATCAAAAATAATAACAGCACCGCCCTTTCATTTTAAAAAGATTGAGAGCTTAATTGAGGATCAACTAAAAGAGTATATCGAGCAATTGCGAGGTTACCGTAGAAAACTACAAGAGCTTGAAACTCATTTTGAATCGCAAGATGTCGCTAAAATTCAAGAATATATTAACGCACTTAGGGGTATTTATCAGTCAGACAATAAAAAGAGTATTGAACTTGAAAGGCTCTCAACGCTTGCACTCAACGCTCTTAACGACGCACTAGAGATTAAACCAAACTATCCGGTTGGAGATGACAACGAGCCTACTTTTACTGCGCCAGCCAATAAGCCGGATATAGAATGCTTTTATGAACAGTTTAATTCCGTATGCGAGGTTACAATGCTGACGAATCGTTCACAGTGGTACAACGAGGGACAACCTGTTATGCGTCATGTGCGCGACTTTGAAGAATCCCATACCGACAAGACAGCTTATTGCCTATTCATTGCTCCACGACTACATCAAGATACCGTTGAGACATTTTGGATGGCGATAAAATACGGCTATAAAGGAACTGCACAAAAAATTGTTCCCCTCTCTATTGCGCAATTTGTCAGACTACTTGAAAGTCTTTTAGAAATCAGAAAACAAGGAAAACGATTTACGCACGATGAGTTATTAAATCTTTATGAACAAATCCTCAGTCTAACGAATCGTGTTGCTCATTCCGAGAAGTGGATTGAGCAAATACCGGAAACAATTACTGAATGGCAAAAATCTATTTTAGCAAAGCAATAA